In the genome of Terriglobia bacterium, the window CTTCCTCGCAACACTGCAAGATTCTGCGCCGCAACTCGTCTCCGAATGCTTTCGCCATCCTCTATGTTGCCGCAGGAGCTTCGCCGAACTTACAGTAGCATAGCTTCAATCAGTACCCTATTAACTAAAATGGTATAGCCGCCAGCAGCTAGTGGCTAACAGCCTTTTGATACAATCCTTCTTCCCCAATGCCGACCAAGACCAACATGAAAATCCTCATCTCCCGCACACAGATTGCCGAGGGTGTTGCCCGCATCGGCCAGGAGATTACGCGCGACTTCGCCGGACAGTCAGTAATCCTGGTTGGGGTGCTCAAGGGCGCGTGCCTTTTTCTGAGCGACCTAGCGCGCCAGATTGAGCTTGACGCCACGTTTGATTTCATCGCTGTACGCAGCTACGGAACACAGAAAGAAAGCGCCGGTGAAGTCCAGCTCATCAAGGACGTAACCTCGCCGCTGGAAGACAAAAACGTGATCCTGGTGGAGGACATCCTGGACACCGGATTAACCTTCAGTTTCCTGCGGAAGTTGCTGATGGCGCGCAAGCCGCGCACGCTCAAGTTCGCCGCTCTCCTGGATAAGCCCTCACGCCGCCAGATGCCGGTACAGGCTGATTACGTTGGCTTCAAGATACCGGATGAATTTGTGGTCGGCTATGGTCTGGATTACGCGGAGCGCTTCCGTAACTTACCGGACATATGCGTCTTTTCTGAAGATGCTGAAAAGTAGTGGTACAATCCGTTCTGGATGTCACAGGTCCTGACAGATCCTCAGGTTTCTCTTCGGAACTGGCAAACGGTTGCCGGCTTCATTGACCATACCCTACTCAAATCAGAAACCACGGCAGACCAGATCGTCCGTCTGTGTGAAGAAGCCGCGTGCTTCAACTTTGCCGCCGTCTGCGTGAATCCCTGGTGGATTGGGCTGGCTGTCTCCGTACTGCACGGGACGCCCGTAAAAATTGCCACCACCATTGGTTTTCCTCTGGGCGCGAACCACACGACGGTTAAGCGTTTTGAAGCCGCCGAGGCCGTCCGCCTGGGCGCGCATGAAGTGGACATGGTGATGAATATTGGGGCGCTGAAATCGGGCGACCGCCAGGCCGTGCTGAATGACATTGTGGCCGTGGTGGAAGTCGCGCATGGCAGCGGAGCGATTGTTAAGGTGATTCTTGAAACTCCGATGCTCACTCTGGAAGAGAAAATTCTTAGCTGCCAGCTCAGTCTCGCCGCCAAAGCTAACTTCGTTAAGACCGCTACCGGCTTCTTTGGCTCGGCCACCCCGGAAGATGTTTCTCTGATGCGCGGCGTGGTCGGAGACCAAGCAGGAGTGAAGGCTTCCGGCGGGATTCGCACGGCAGCCAATGCCAATGCAATGATCGATGCCGGAGCTAACCGAATCGGCGCAAGCGCCGGCGTAGCCATCGTCCGCGAACTCGGCGCGCCGGAGTTCACACCGAAAGCGAAAACATAAATTATAAAATTGTCCTTCTGGCGTATCCCATCCGTAACGGATTAAGGACATTTTTTCTCAACCTTTTCCGCGCCGCTCCGTCACAATAGAAGCTCAATACTTCGCAGGAGGCATTACCGAAAGATGCGCAAGATTTTTGTCCTATTTACTTTTCTACTTCTCTCCATCGGCAGCTGGGCCCAGAAAACCCATGACATGAGCCATGAAGGTTCATCCGGCGATATTTTTGTCGGCTATTCACTCCTCAACGGCGACACGCTCTCGCATGCGAGCGGATGGGAAGCCGCTCTCACCGGGAACGTCAATGACTGGTTCGGCCTGAAGGCGGATCTGGGCGGCAATTACAAATCGTTTGGCGGTGGAACGGCACGCGAGTACAACATTCTGTTTGGCCCACAGCTCTCGCATCGCGTGGAGAAGTTCAACGTTTTCGTCCACGGATTGTTAGGCGTTGCGCATGCCAGTGCTGATGGAGGTCCCAGCAGCACCGGCGCAGGCTGGGTGATTGGCGGCGGCGCTGATTACAACCTGAACTCCAACTTCGCCATCCGTCCGGTGCAGCTTGATTACCACGGCGCCCATGTCTTTGGCACCAATCAAAAAGACGCGCGCTATTCCGTCGGCCTCGTCTATCGGTTTAAATAGCCCCTTGGTTTATCTGCTGAACTCAAAACTTCTCCAATCGCTCTGGATGAGCCTTTCCAGGGCGATTGGTTTGTTGAACCTGTTTTCCACCCTCTCGCGCAGCCGCGGCTAACTGTTATCATCATGATGTACCCGATGGCTACCACTACACCACCACCGCAACGCGTGGACGTTGAAGCACTTCTTATTGAAGTGGCGGACGTTCTTAACACCACGCTTGATCTCGATACGCTCCTGCAGCGCGTGGCTGAGATGGTGAAGCGCGTCATCGATTATGAAATTTTCTCCATTCTTTTGCTGAACGAACGGGCGCAGGAACTGCGATTTCGCTTTCAGATTGGCCATCTCCCTGAAGTTGCGGAGCGGATTCGCGTGAAGGTGGGTGAAGGCGTGACTGGGCGCGCCGTCCAGGAACGCAAGGCCATCCTGGTAGACGACGTTTCAAAAGAGACAGAATATATTGAGGCGGTTCCCCGTGTTCGGTCAGAGCTGGCCGTGCCGCTGATCAACAAGAACCGCGTTATCGGCGTGATGGACCTGGAGGCGAAGGAGCGCGCGTATTTTAAGGAAGAACATGCGCGGTTGCTCACGCTGATTGCTTCGCGCATCGCCGTGAGCATTGAAAACGCGCGGCTGTACACACGGATCGTAAAGCAGGCCGGCACATTGGCATTGCTGAATGAAATCAGCCGCGATCTTACCTCGATCCTGAATGTTGACCAATTGCTCAAGCGTATCGGCGACCTTCTATTGAAGGTCATCGACTACCACATGTTCTCCATCCTGCTGTTGGACGCTACCAAACAGAAGCTGGTGCACCGTTTTTCTGTCCGATTTAAGGAGAATGTCCAGATCAAGCATGACATTCCCGTCGGTCGCGGCCTGGTGGGCGCAGCGGCGCAGAGCAAGAAGCCGGTGCTTGCCCCCGATGTCGCCCGCGATCCGCGTTATATCAAGGCCAATCCTGAAACGCGCTCAGAGCTCTGCGTGCCTCTCATATATAAAGACGAAGTCATCGGTGTTCTTGATCTGGAGCATACGCGCCGGGGTTATTTCACTGAGGACCATTTGCGCACCGTGAGCACGCTCGCGGCGCAGGTGGCCATTGCAATTGAGAATGCAACGCTCTATGAGCGCATTGCGCGTGAAGAGCAGCGCATGGAGCGTGACCTCTCCATGGCGCGGGAAGTACAGCATCATCTGCTTCCGCCTACGTGTCCCAGTATGCAGTTTGCCGAAGTTGCGGCGCGCTTCAATCCCGCGCATGCCATTGGCGGCGACCTCTACGATTTTCTCGATTACACGTTGCCACGCGCCTGCATTGTGGTGGGCGACGTGAGCGGTAAAGGCGCACCTGCTGCACTTTATGCCGCGCTGGTCAGCGGTATCCTGCGCAGCCTTGCCCGCGACGAGCCTTATCCCGCGGATATGCTCAATGCCGTCAACCGCTCGCTGAACCATCGCCGACTGGATGCGCAGTACCTTGTCCTCACATGCGCGCTCTGGGACGACGAAAAACGTACTTTGCGTGTGGCCAACTCGGGAAATCCCCGTCCAATTTACTGCCATGATGGCCACGCACACATGCTGGAAGCTGCCGGCCTTCCATTAGGTATGTTTGAAGACGTTTCCCATGACGAGGTCACGATTCATGCCCAGCCGGGCGATGTGTTCGCCTTTTTTAGTGATGGCATTGTTGACGCCAGTAACTCTAAGGACGAACCGTTTGGCCGCAGCCGCGTGGAGCACGTCATCGCTAAAAACGCGGGCGGCACCGCGCGAGAGATTGTGGATGCTATTTTCAGAGCAACAGACGAGTTCGCCGCCGGTGCAGAGGTTTTCGATGACCAAACCGCAGTGATTCTTAAAGTAAAATAGCCATTTGCGTGCAAACGCCGCCAGTGTGCCAGGGCGTTCATGCTAAATAAGCTCTTATTTCTGCAAAACATACACAATAGGCGGAGCTTTCTTGCGCTTTAGAAGAGTCCGCACGCTTCGCGACAGATTCGCCGATTTTCAATCCCTATTTTTCCGCAAGTTCCTCAAGATAAAAGTCTTTTGAAATTTTAATCTTCTACTCGCTCGATTCTAATGACGCGGGCGCATTGTACTGCCTGAGGGCTGACACCGTCTTCCGGCTGTGCAGGTCGAGATGGCCGCGCAAAAACCATCTGCAGTCGATTTGCATGGGTCTATTTGACATCGGCAACAGGTTCCAGAGAGAGATAAATAGGGACCGGGCCATTGCGTGTCAGCGCTTGTTCCGAGCCACGGCCAATGAGCCCGTAGCCGGATGCAGGTAAACACTTAAGGAGCGCAGCCAATGAGCCGTAAACAGCCTGAAGGATTTTTCCTGTCTGAAAATTCCTCCAAAGCGAGACTTCGGGAAGCGGAAAATGCAAGAAACAATAGAGCAGAGATCGTCAAAGCCTATTCACAAGGCAAAGTCTCTCGTCGCGATCTAATCAAGTGGGGCTTAATCACAACTGGTGGCATGCTGGCCCCCATTCACGGTCTTAACCCATTCGTTAACAGCGCGTATGCAGGTTCATTAAACGGTCCCACAGGCGCACCGCCCAGCCCAGGACTCAACGGTCTGGCATTTACGCAGCCGATGCTTCGCTTTGAGCTGCTTGATCGCAATCCGATCTCCACAGCCAGCCCGGTTCCCACAGCATTATCCAATCAGACGCCCATCAATATGGCCCCTGAATTGGGCGGCGGTCTTGGCCCGATGGAAGGCCGTCCTCCGGGACAGGATTGGGCCCACCAGCGTTTTGATGAATTCGCGCCGCAAGTGCTGATTGAAGCCACACAGGAAGGCGCCAAGATCAACACCAAAAACGGCCAGAGCATTCATCCCAAGTTCCATCCCAATCTTCCCGATCAGGGTCCGCTGGCCATGTGGACCTTCAACGGCACCATTCCGCCCAAGTTGGCGATTGGCCGTTACGGCGAACCGATTATCTTCCGTCATCACAACATGCTTCCCGCTGATGTCACGAAGAACGGTGGCTTTGGACGCCACACGATTTCGACCCACGAGCACAACGGACACCACGGCGCGGAAAACGACGGCTTTACCGGCGCATTCTTCTTCCCCGGACAGTTCTACGACTATCACTGGCCGATCATTCTGGCCGGACATGACAGCATCAACGTTGACGCTACCGATCCAATGGCCGGAAGCCCGACCGACGCGGGCGGAATCAACAAAGTCCCCGGC includes:
- the deoC gene encoding deoxyribose-phosphate aldolase; amino-acid sequence: MSQVLTDPQVSLRNWQTVAGFIDHTLLKSETTADQIVRLCEEAACFNFAAVCVNPWWIGLAVSVLHGTPVKIATTIGFPLGANHTTVKRFEAAEAVRLGAHEVDMVMNIGALKSGDRQAVLNDIVAVVEVAHGSGAIVKVILETPMLTLEEKILSCQLSLAAKANFVKTATGFFGSATPEDVSLMRGVVGDQAGVKASGGIRTAANANAMIDAGANRIGASAGVAIVRELGAPEFTPKAKT
- a CDS encoding GAF domain-containing protein, which encodes MATTTPPPQRVDVEALLIEVADVLNTTLDLDTLLQRVAEMVKRVIDYEIFSILLLNERAQELRFRFQIGHLPEVAERIRVKVGEGVTGRAVQERKAILVDDVSKETEYIEAVPRVRSELAVPLINKNRVIGVMDLEAKERAYFKEEHARLLTLIASRIAVSIENARLYTRIVKQAGTLALLNEISRDLTSILNVDQLLKRIGDLLLKVIDYHMFSILLLDATKQKLVHRFSVRFKENVQIKHDIPVGRGLVGAAAQSKKPVLAPDVARDPRYIKANPETRSELCVPLIYKDEVIGVLDLEHTRRGYFTEDHLRTVSTLAAQVAIAIENATLYERIAREEQRMERDLSMAREVQHHLLPPTCPSMQFAEVAARFNPAHAIGGDLYDFLDYTLPRACIVVGDVSGKGAPAALYAALVSGILRSLARDEPYPADMLNAVNRSLNHRRLDAQYLVLTCALWDDEKRTLRVANSGNPRPIYCHDGHAHMLEAAGLPLGMFEDVSHDEVTIHAQPGDVFAFFSDGIVDASNSKDEPFGRSRVEHVIAKNAGGTAREIVDAIFRATDEFAAGAEVFDDQTAVILKVK
- the hpt gene encoding hypoxanthine phosphoribosyltransferase — encoded protein: MPTKTNMKILISRTQIAEGVARIGQEITRDFAGQSVILVGVLKGACLFLSDLARQIELDATFDFIAVRSYGTQKESAGEVQLIKDVTSPLEDKNVILVEDILDTGLTFSFLRKLLMARKPRTLKFAALLDKPSRRQMPVQADYVGFKIPDEFVVGYGLDYAERFRNLPDICVFSEDAEK
- a CDS encoding porin family protein → MRKIFVLFTFLLLSIGSWAQKTHDMSHEGSSGDIFVGYSLLNGDTLSHASGWEAALTGNVNDWFGLKADLGGNYKSFGGGTAREYNILFGPQLSHRVEKFNVFVHGLLGVAHASADGGPSSTGAGWVIGGGADYNLNSNFAIRPVQLDYHGAHVFGTNQKDARYSVGLVYRFK